A stretch of the Opisthocomus hoazin isolate bOpiHoa1 chromosome 2, bOpiHoa1.hap1, whole genome shotgun sequence genome encodes the following:
- the ZC3H6 gene encoding zinc finger CCCH domain-containing protein 6, which yields MAFESLFSKPPNPVLDPNMPDSDRQHAGDEREDGELEDGEIDDAAYEDVKEHGTKGDDKQKNEKGHRKSRKKRKKEKEKKKSKRRRRDKHKHNSPSSDDSSDYSHDSDIERTERPHKKSSSSSYRDYDSSFSQHGHVSGNYMSSQKMQHKKNVKSKEYDDYSHYSDENFGNYNEEEKDEDFADQLKQYRQAKETSSTDLGPPFPKEPVKKQGMKGIQKGISQRGNNYSVGRGRGMQKKLKRKDRGRGRGGNKGSDGYHEDGKPVKKWVNMSQEFINQHTVEHKGKQICKYFLEGRCIKGEQCKFDHDAEIEKKKEICKFYIQGYCTKGENCIYLHNEFPCKFYHTGAKCYQGDKCKFSHAPLTAETKELLDKVLNTEEEPQNEDEKELEELRKRGIVPLPKPPPGVGLLPTPPEQYPFSESDIENYQDPSGDYKKIPSLFEIVVKPTVDLAHKIGKKPPTFYNSASPPRPPFQGNDPHSQHMYNPGSSPGPGPGMSQGHNGPPMHPGSPGHHPCAGPQGPGMPQSPPMQGVPPGFLGPQNQTGMPMQGQQGGPPLTPPGLGGSYSAPGVQGHMVNMPRENHCPPGPQYQQMPGERQPNMNYEPIQNPADFYDNYYSHQAVHNFQPANNSGDGTWHGEFTDHQAHLMAQESHQGGGESDCMSGHMGHKPAINVPDFLPAMQKALYVRLSQKHQRDGDSVSSQGQRAMSKDEDDNVNWYSSSEEEEGSSVKSILKTLKKQSENFRNRQQHSTEQHMLGIPTDPRLAKEKGAGPQAVDPRLRASPRSNPRKPSESASLDPRLARDPRMHKVSEGGHASASLGGAKLDLHHAHAGVKVKQKGMDDDEEDSERELRERAFLIPLEPLPGVTLRDPRSQLRQFSHIKMDVTLMKPNFAKHIVWAPEDLLPIPLPKPDPVSSINLPLPPLIADQRLNKLRNLKNDPHPNAMPADPRLAAKAKNNLTGRSGYLDPSADSHTSSSSKLGDPRLQKNVDPRLHRLSSADTHHGVAKDSHPPKFDPRLARSAAGSSQPSEAATAKPDPDALPPYAPKLSSSGVRLGTPGSILSGISLYDPRDHSSSLDTAPASSGENGENQKKSILKNSGKNEPSLSEDTSLQKAASNVEKNTEGSAEATSDKANSTSKSQAKHSSAAPAVHNLPIQALSGLIRPQYSDPRQVRQPGQVTQMQDSDPNGESDDKSLKDVFKTFDPTASPFC from the exons AGAAGATGGAGAGCTAGAAGATGGTGAAATAGATGATGCGGCATATGAAGATGTGAAAGAACATGGTACAAAAGGTGAtgataaacagaaaaatgaaaaaggacaTAGAAAATCACGGAAGAAacgcaaaaaagaaaaagaaaagaaaaaatcaaaaaggaGAAGACGGGATAAGCATAAG caTAACTCCCCTTCCAGTGATGACAGTTCAGACTACAGCCATGACTCTGATATTGAGCGTACAGAAAGACCACATAAAAAGAGTAGCAGCTCTTCATACAGAGATTACGATTCTTCGTTCAGTCAG CATGGACATGTATCAGGAAATTACATGAGTTCACAGAAAAtgcaacataaaaaaaatgtaaagagtaAGGAGTATGACGACTATAGTCATTACAGTGATGAAAACTTTGGTAATTACAACgaggaagaaaaggatgaagattTTGCTGATCAGCTTAAACAATACAGGCAAGCTAAGGAGACCTCCAGTACTGACTTAGGACCTCCGTTCCCGAAGGAaccagtgaaaaaacaggggaTGAAAGGGATCCAGAAAG GTATTTCTCAAAGAGGTAATAATTACAGTGTTGGTCGAGGGCGTGGAATGCAAAAGAAATTGAAGCGTAAAGATCGTGGAAGGGGAAGAGGGGGCAATAAAGGATCTGATGGCTATCATGAG GATGGCAAACCAGTGAAGAAATGGGTTAATATGAGTCAGGAGTTCATAAATCAGCATACAGTGGAACACAAAGGCAAACAGATTTGTAAATATTTCCTTGAAGGGAGATGTATTAAG GGAGAGCAGTGTAAATTTGATCATGATGCAgagattgaaaagaaaaaggaaatctgCAAGTTTTACATACAGGGTTACTGCACCAAAGGAGAGAACTGCATTTATTTGCAca ATGAATTCCCTTGCAAGTTCTACCATACAGGAGCAAAATGCTATCAAGGAGATAAGTGCAAATTTTCTCATGCTCCCCTGACTGCAGAAACAAAAGAGCTGCTGGATAAG GTTTTGAATACTGAGGAGGAACCACAAAATGAAGATGAGAAAGAACTGGAGGAACTCAGAAAGCGTGGCATAGTTCCTCTCCCTAAGCCACCACCAGGTGTTGGACTCCTGCCAACCCCTCCAGAGCAATATCCATTTTCTGAGTCTGACATAGAAAATTATCAAGATCCTTCAGGAGACTATAAGAAAATCCCATCTCTCTTTGAAATAGTTGTGAAGCCTACTGTGGATTTAGCACACAAAATTGGAAAAAA GCCACCAACCTTCTATAACAGCGCATCACCACCAAGACCACCGTTTCAGGGAAATGACCCTCATTCTCAGCATATGTATAATCCAGGTTCAAGTCCAGGGCCTGGACCCGGCATGTCACAAGGGCATAATGGGCCACCAATGCACCCAGGTTCTCCTGGACATCATCCATGCGCAGGGCCTCAAGGCCCAGGAATGCCGCAGAGTCCTCCTATGCAGGGTGTTCCGCCAGGCTTTCTTGGACCACAGAACCAGACTGGTATGCCTATGCAAGGACAGCAAGGTGGTCCACCTCTCACACCACCAGGTCTAGGTGGATCTTACAGTGCCCCAGGAGTTCAAGGACATATGGTGAACATGCCAAGAGAGAATCATTGTCCTCCAGGGCCACAGTACCAGCAGATGCCTGGTGAACGGCAGCCAAATATGAATTATGAGCCTATTCAGAACCCAGCTGATTTCTACGACAATTACTATTCTCATCAAGCCGTACATAACTTCCAGCCAGCTAATAACTCTGGTG ATGGAACATGGCATGGAGAATTTACAGATCACCAAGCTCACCTCATGGCTCAAGAGTCACATCAAGGTGGAGGCGAGTCGGACTGCATGAGCGGCCATATGGGCCATAAACCAGCCATTAATGTACCGGATTTTCTTCCAGCCATGCAGAAAGCCCTTTATGTAAGACTTAGTCAGAAGCATCAAAGAGATGGAGACTCTGTCAGCAGCCAGGGTCAGAGGGCAATGAGCAAAGACGAAG aTGACAATGTCAACTGGTATTCCAGTAGTGAAGAGGAAGAGGGGAGCAGTGTTAAATCAATACTAAAAACCTTAAAGAAACAAAGTGAAAATTTTAGGAATCGACAACAACATTCCACGGAACAGCACATGCTTGGTATTCCTACTGATCCGAGGCTGGCGAAAGAAAAAGGCGCAGGGCCTCAGGCTGTTGACCCAAGACTTCGGGCCTCTCCGAGGTCCAACCCCAGAAAGCCTTCAGAATCCGCGTCCTTGGACCCACGGCTTGCACGAgatcccaggatgcacaaggtcaGTGAGGGTGGTCATGCCAGCGCATCCCTCGGGGGAGCAAAGCTAGATTTACACCACGCGCACGCTGGAGTTAAAGTCAAGCAAAAAGGGATGGATGATGATGAAGAGGACTCAGAAAGAGAACTGAGAGAACGAGCTTTTCTGATACCGTTGGAACCTTTGCCTGGTGTAACGTTAAGGGATCCCCGATCTCAGCTTAGGCAGTTCAGCCACATTAAAATGGATGTTACCCTGATGAAACCAAACTTTGCGAAGCATATTGTATGGGCACCCGAAGATCTGCTCCCGATACCTTTGCCTAAGCCTGACCCCGTCTCTTCAATCAATTTACCTCTTCCCCCACTCATTGCTGACCAGAGACTTAATAAACTGCGGAATTTGAAGAACGATCCCCATCCAAATGCCATGCCAGCTGACCCGCGACTGGCTGCAAAGGCGAAAAACAACTTAACGGGCAGGAGCGGCTATTTGGATCCGTCTGCAGATTCGCATACCAGTAGCTCGAGCAAATTAGGAGATCCTCGCTTACAGAAAAATGTCGATCCCAGACTCCACAGACTGTCGAGTGCAGATACGCATCATGGAGTCGCAAAGGATTCACACCCTCCGAAGTTTGACCCCCGCCTTGCCAGATCTGCTGCTGGCTCATCGCAGCCCTCGGAAGCAGCGACTGCTAAACCTGACCCAGATGCCCTGCCTCCGTATGCACCCAAGTTGTCATCAAGCGGTGTTCGGCTGGGAACTCCAGGCTCGATACTGAGCGGTATTAGTTTGTATGATCCGAGAGATCACAGCTCATCATTGGACACAGCTCCAGCTAGTTCAGGAGAGAATGGAGAgaaccagaaaaaaagtattttgaaaaattctGGTAAAAATGAACCCAGTCTCTCGGAAGATACATCGCTGCAGAAGGCTGCCAGCAAcgtggaaaaaaatacagaaggatCAGCAGAAGCGACTTCAGATAAAGCGAATAGCACCAGTAAATCTCAGGCTAAACACTCCAGCGCTGCGCCTGCAGTCCATAATCTTCCTATCCAAGCTTTATCAGGATTAATCAGACCGCAGTACAGCGACCCAAGGCAGGTTAGACAGCCTGGACAGGTAACTCAGATGCAGGATAGTGATCCGAATGGGGAGTCAGATGATAAGTCGTTAAAAGATGTTTTCAAGACTTTCGATCCAACTGCTTCACCGTTTTGTTAG